The window AACGCCGGGTTTGGACGATCGCCGAGCGCGAAGACGTGCTGAACTTCGTGGGCAAAACTCCGCCGGACGGTTTCTTGCATACGCTCGACCGCAACAATCCGATAACGGTCGGACCGTATATGAACGAGCCGGACTATATCAACAACTGCTATCAACAATCCGTAGCAATGTATAACGCCGAAAAAGTATACGACCGCATCCGCCAGGAATATGCGGAGCTTACCGGACGCGATTATCCGCACCTTGACTTGTACCGCATGGAAGATGCCGAAGTGGCGGTTTTCCTGCTCAATTCCGCTGCCGAGATCACCAAGGATGTGGTCGACCAGCTGCGGGAAAAAGGCGTCAAGGCGGGTTCGATCTCGCCCAATATCATCCGCCCGTTCCCGGCAAAACAAATCGCCGAGGCGCTGCGCAACGTCAAAGCCGTAACCGTCGGCGATCGTGCGGACGGATACGGCGCGCACGGCGGCAGCATGGCGAATGAAATCAAAGCCGCCCTGTATACCGCGGGCAACCGCGACACGCTGGTCATCAACCGGATTTACGGCCTAGGCGGCAAAGACTTTTATGCGGAAGACGCCCAGCACTTTTTCCAACTGGCGATTGACGCGGCAAACAGCGGAAAAGTTGCTGTGCCATACGATTATTGGGGCCACACGCCCGGCGACCCGGAAAAAGCGCCGAAGCGCATTGTCAGCCCGTTGAAATACGAAGATCTGAAAACAGGGCTGATCACGGTAAAACAAGATGAGGAAACAGGCAAGCTGAGCGTGAAAATCCCGCCGCTGCGCAACCTGACGGGAAAACCGAAGCGGATTTCGTCCGGTCACGGCGCCTGCCCCGGTTGCGGCATTTTCTCCGGCCTGGAGCTGTTCTTTAAAGGCATTGAAGGCGATATCATCGCCCTTTTCCATACCGGATGCGCCATGGTAACCACCACAGGGTATCCGTATTCCGCGCATAAAGCGACTTACATTCACAATCTGTTCCAAAACGGCGCCGCCACCTTGTCCGGGTTGGTCGAAATGTTCTGGCAGCGGAAAAAACGCGGCGAACTGGATCATCTTGGTTTGAAGGACGACTTCACGTTCGTCATGATCACGGGCGACGGCGGCATGGATATCGGGATGGGGCCGGCCATCGGCGCGGCGTTGCGCGGTCATAAGATGATCATTGTCGAATACGACAACGAAGGCTACATGAACACGGGCGCGCAATTATCGTATTCCACGCCGCTCGGGCACAGAACTTCAACGTCCAACGTCGGCAAGTATCAAGGCGGCAAGCTGTTCCATCATAAAGATACGGCGCAGATCATGGCGGCGACCAACATCCCGTATGTGTTTACCGGATCGGAGTCGCATCCGCAGGACCTCGTGAAAAAGGGCGCCAAAGCGCAATGGTACGCGCAACATGAAGGGCTTGTGTACGGCAAAATTCTGATCACTTGCCCGCTTAACTGGTTATCGCAAGAAAAAGACGGCTGCACGATTTTGGAAAGGGCTGTCGACTCCTGCTTCTTCCCGCTATATGAAGTGGAGCGCGGCATTACCAACATCACCTATAACCCGGAGGAAAAAGGCAAGCGGATTCCGGCCAGCGAATGGCTGAAGATGATGGGCAAAACGAGACATTTGCTCAAACCGGAGTATGCCGAAACGCTGCGCGAATTTGAACAGGAAATCGAACGCCGCTGGCGGAAGCTGAAAGCAAAGCACGAGCATCCGGACCTGTAAACAATAAAAAATCGGCCACCGATTGCGAAATCGGTGGCTTTTGATTTAGGCGCACGCCGCCAAACGTCACATGATTTTTTTTTCATCTTCGGACAGCACGTATACTTTCCGATTTTTCTTCACACCGAACTTGCGAGCCTGCTTGACGTCATTCATAAACACGTCGATTTTTGCGCCTTTGATGGCGGAGCCGGTGTCTTCGGCTGTACGGAAGCCGATTCCCTCGATATATACTTTTGTGCCGATAGGGATGACCTTCGGATCGACGGCAATTGTGCGCCCTTCCTGCGCATGCGTTCCGCTTGCGGTGATGCCGTACAGCGGATGGCCAGGCCTTTTGCCTGTAGATTCAACTCCGGCGGTATAAGCGGTCAAAGTCGCTTGTAAAACCTTTACTACGCTTGTTTTTTCATCTATCGCCGGAATGGATTCAAATGTTTTTGCCCCCGGAATATGTAATACAGTCCCGATCTGCAGTAGCCTCGGCTCGTTTATATGATTTTTTGTTTGCAATAATTCGACCGAGGTGCCGAAAAGTTTGGCGATTCCGTATAGCGTGTCGCCTTTTTTGACTGTATAGGTGATGTCCGCTTGTGTCTGCTTGTTTGCGGCGTTTATCGGCGCGGCGGGTTGTTTGGCCGGTGTGGCGCGAGTTTTGGCGACAATGGAGTTTGCTTTCGCTGCCGATTGCGCCGCCGATTGTCCCGCCGATTTTGTTATCGCCGGCACGCTAGTTTGATATGATTGCGCAGCAATTGCGCGTTCAGCTTTTGATCCTGCGAGGCCGTTGGCCCGAGCGGTTAAGGCGGCCATGAGGCTCAAGCAAGCCAAAACGAATGTCGCGCGCAAGATGAAATGCTTAGTCAAGTGATTCTCCCTCCTTGCTACTAGAATTTCCCGTTTTTCACGAGACTATACAGCAGGAGGAAGAATATTTGGGAAATGCGAGAATGGAAGAAAAGGATAAGACGATCAGTCGGAGCTTTGAATAACCAGAAGCAAGCCGGAAGAAATGGTGATTTCGCCTTCATCCGCCGTGATCATGTTGCTGATGCCGAGCGATTGTCCGATTTGCAATGTGGCGTCGACAAGCGGATATTGGAAGCCCTGCAGGTTGATGCCGGCGACTGTCAACGTGAACGGCAGCAGCGAGACATGGGTGAAGCGGCTTTTGCGGATGACGGTCCGGCTGTCAATCAGCCGGATTTCGTTTTTTTCGCCGCAGATGCGACACGGGATGCCTTGCTCCACCGCCCGCCGCAACAGGTGCACATTGGCAAGCGTATGGTCAAAGCGCGTGCCGATTGCGCCGCACAACACAATTTCGCTTGGCGCCGGCCGCAATTTAAGCGCCGTGTCAAACGCCATCTCCGTATCGGTCAAATCCTTCATCACCGGATCGCAGGCGAAAAATTGGCCGCTTTTTTCCCGGATGATGCCGAGCTGCCCGGCATTGACGGAATCGAAATCACCCAGGGCGATATCGGGCCGAATGTCGTGCTCAAGCAAAAACCATGCGCCCCGATCGGCGCCGATAATCAAATCATGTTCCTGAATTTCGGCAAGCGCCCACTCTCCCAGTTGCCCGCCCGAGAAAATTACAACGCGTTGCATGTCGCGCCCGACCTTCCACAAAGAAAATATTTGATGAATCATCAATACCGTTATTGTAAAACCAGCCCGTTACGAAGGCAAATGTCATATTCATTCAGGGACGTTCGGAATCGGCATTTGCAGCGGGCTTGATAACGGGGAGCGCGTTCGCCAGCACCCGGATCTCGAGCGGCGTTTCCCCGGCAAATTCCCCGTCTTTATGCACTGCCAAGGGGGTCTCGGAACGAATGAGAATATGGCTTCCCCGGTGAAAATGGACGGCCGGGTGCATCGCATGCTTTCCGGAATATACAAGCGGAAATACACGCAAAAACTCCAATTTGCCGATGCGGTTTACGATGCAAATTTCCGCTTGCCCGTCATCGGGCCGCGCCGTGGGGCATATTTTCATGCCGCCGCCGATATAGGGGATGTTCGCGGTAGCGACAAGCCAGACGTCCGGATAGACGAACGTTTCGCCATCCACGACCAACTCCACGGAAACAGGTTTGTAAGCAAACAATACCCGGACGACGGTGAGAAAATAGGCGAGAAAGCCTAACCCGATGCGGTTCAGCCACTTTTTATAGGCGGCGCGGTTGGTTTCCTGCGCCACTTTGCCGTCGAAGCCGGCGCCGATTGAGCTGGCGGCGATGCCTTGCCTAAGCGAAAGAATGTCAATGGAAAGCGGCTTCGTGTCGGCAAACAATAATTTGAGCGCTTCCATTTGATCTTTTGGGATGAGATGTCCGCGGGCAAAGTCGTTTCCCGATCCGGCGGGGATATGCCCGAAAGGGAGCATGCTGTTGGCTTGAAAAAGACCGGTTATAACCTCATTTACGGTTCCGTCGCCGCCTAACGCCACGATTTTCCGAAATGTTTGCGCGGATGCCATGCGCTGCGCATACACGCTTGCGTCTCCGGGCTTTTCCGTAAACAAAACTTCATAAGGCCGGTTTTCCTTAGCCAAAGCGCGGGCGATTTTTTTCCAGGTTTTTTTGCCGCGTCCGTTGCCGGAAACGGGATTGACGATAAAACCGATCATGGATTTCCTCCGCTTTGCCGGTTGGATAGGTTCTGTCATTATTTTGCGGGTTGCGTCGCCATTTGTAAAGAAAAATCGAAACGGGCAGTTTGCCAACAAAAGCGGGTAAAGTCTATAATATTAACCAGGAAGAGGTACTGCCAAATACAGAAGATAGGGGTTGGGAAAGTTGGAGATGAAATACCGGAGGTTAGGTAGATCGGGACTGAAGGTAAGCGAGATCAGTTTGGGCAGCTGGCTTACATACGGCAATTCCACGGAAAAAGAAACGGCGACCAAAACGATAGACAAAGCATATGAACTGGGCGTCAACTTTTTTGATACCGCCAACGTGTATGCGCACGGCGAAGCGGAAAAAATCGTCGGGGAAGCTTTGCGGCGGTATCCGCGGGAGTCTTACGTCGTCGCGTCCAAAGTGTTTTGGCCGATGGGCGATGGGGTAAACGAACGCGGTTTGTCGCGCAAGCATGTGTTTGAGCAGGCGCATGCCACGTTAAAGCGGCTTGGGCTTGATTATATCGATATTTACTATTGCCATCGCTATGATCCCGAAACACCGGTGGAAGAAACGTTGCGGACATTCGACGATCTTGTGCGCCAGGGCAAGGTGCTGTATATCGGCGTCAGCGAGTGGACGGCGGCGCAAATACAGGAAGGGCTGCGGGTTGCGGATCGTTATTTGCTTGATCGGATTGTCGTAAATCAGCCTGTATATAATATGTTCAATCGATATATAGAAAAAGACGTCATTCCGGTAAGCGCGGCGAACGGTATCGGACAAGTGGTCTTTTCGCCGCTTGCGCAAGGTGTATTGACCGGCAAGTATAAACGCGGCGCGGCGATCCCGCAAGGAACCCGCGCGGCCGATCCGAAGTCGAACGCGTGGATCAAAAACTTGCTGACAGACGATGTGCTGTCCAAAGTCGAGAAGTTGACGGAGATCGCTCGCGAACTGGACATGTCGCTTGCGCAGTTGGCGCTTGCCTGGATTTTGCGCCAGCCCAATGTGGCCAGCGCGTTAATCGGCGCAAGCCGTCCCGAACAAGTGGTTGAAAATGTCGCCGCGGTAGGCAAAACGATCCCGCAAGAAGCGCTGGAACGCATCGAGGCCATTTTGGCATAGCCCGCAATAAAGGAACGATGTGAGTTGGGGCCGCGTAGAAGCGGCCTCTTTTGCGGTTTTTGAATATTTTGCTTCGCTGGAAAGAAGTGAATGAATGGTGAATGTTCCTTTTGCGGCAGCCGAATCATTGCAACTTGTGGATGTATCGGCGCGGGCGATGGATGAAACAATCTTGCTGCCGTTTGCCTTTGATGAACTGTATTGCCGCGGCGCTGCGCAAGGATGGGTGCCCGCCGTCCATATTTGGCGGCACAACCGCGCGTTTGTGCTGGGCTTGCGCGATCGGCGGTTGCCCTTTGCGGAAACGGCGATGCGCGAACTAACGGCGCAAGGCTACTCCGTTTGTGTGCGCAATTCCGGCGGCGCGGCGGTGCCCCTTGATCCCGGAGTGGTAAATATTTCGGCCATCATTCCGAAGCCGCAGGCGAAGGCGGATATACGCGCCGATTTTGTGGAGATGGCGCAGCTTATCCGGGCGACTGTCGCACGGATTTCCGGCCTGGCGATTAAAGATGGAGAAGTAGGCGGCGCCTATTGCCCCGGAGAATTTGATTTAAGCGCTGCCGGAAAAAAGTTTTGCGGCATTTCGCAACGCAGGCAAATCGGCGCCATTGTCGTGCAGGCGTTTGTGAACGTGGAAGGAGATTCCGGAAAGCGCGCGGAAGCGGTGCGGCATTTTTACCAAACCGCAAGCGGAAAAGTACCGGGCGAACAGGAAAAGTCTTACCCGCTTGTGGTCAAGGACATGATGGCCAGCTTGTCCGAATTTGACCCTGCCATTACCGTGGATAAGTTTACCGTTGCCCTCATCAGCGTATTGCAAGAGCGCATTGCCCTTTCCGTTAAGGCATATCCCCCGGAACTCAAGGCAAAGCTCGGACAGACCATTCAACTGCTTAAAGAGCGCTACGACCGTTAGTCCGATGCAAAAACAGCAGCAATCCTTCCGGCAATTCGCTTTGCCACAAGCCCCATGTATGTCCTCCCGCTTTTTCGCGGTATGCCACTTCCGCTCCCCGCTCCACAAGCAATTTATGCGTCAGACGATTGTAACCGAGAAAATCGTAAACTCCGGTTTCCGTCTTGACCGCTGTTTCGTCCGCGCCGATCAGCATGTACATATGCAGGTGGGACAGGTCGTGGAATGCGGCTATTTTCCCCTGCGTTTTCGGCAGGAAAGCGCCCGACAACGAAATAATACGCCGAAAAAGGTGCGGCGCATCAAGCGCAATATGCAGCGATACGGTTCCCCCTAACGAGTCGCCCGCCAAAATCCGCCTGTTCGCCACGGCATCAACCGCGTAGCGCGATTCGATATACGGCACAAGTTCCTCGGCAAAAAACCGGGTGTACGCGACAAAGCGCGCGCCGTAAGGCGAATATTCGGCTGTGCGCACCTTTTTGTCCACACTGATTCCCACAATGATTACAGGTTCGATGCGTTCTTCCAAAATCAACCGGGTCGCATGCGTGGCAATCCGCCCCATACTGAAGAAATCGTCGCCGTCCTGGCAGTAGATGACCGGATAGCGGCTTTTTTCGTCATAGCCGGGCGGCAGGAATATTTTGCACTCGCGGACTTCGCCAAGCAGCGCCGAGTTGATTTGTTCTTTTGCCATTTTGCGTTTATAAATTAGCGCTTCATCCATTCATGAAACCTCCTCGGTTGGGTGAAACTACAAGCTGGTTGGGCAAACGCCAAATTTTTGATTTTCGTGTGACTTTTTTAACAGTTTATATAGACATCCAGGTGACTGTATTATATAATTTAAATACCTGTTATACAAGTTAATTTACAGCATAGGTTGCCAAATAGGAGTTATTGACGAATTAGTTTTATATAACAGATCATCTTTAATTGTACTACAGCTTGTGAATTTAACCATCCTTTATCGAGGTGATTCGCATGAATAGTGTCAAGGCCAAGGAATTGCAACAGATTCAGTACGCGGCGATGCAGCCGATCACGATGTTTTCCATTTTGGATAATCAGGGCAACGTCAAGCCAGGGGCCGCTGCGCCTGAATTGACGAACGAGCAGCTGCGCGAGCTGATGCGCAGAATGGTGATTACCCGCATTTGGGACCAGCGCGCCGTCAGTTTGGGCAGACAGGGACGGCTTGGTTTTTATGCGCCTGTCTCCGGGCAGGAAGCGGCCATGATCGGCAGCCAGTTTGCGTTGGCGAAAGACGATTTCATTTTGCCGGGGTACCGCGATATTCCCGAATTGATCTGGCATGGGATGCCGCCCCATATGGCGTTTTTGTATTCGAAAGGCCATCAGCAAGGCGGACAATTTCCGGCGGACTTTCACGGCTTGATGCCGCAAATCATTATCGGAGCGCAAATCGTGCAGGCTGCGGGCGTGGCCATGGGCCTGAAAAAACGCGGCAGGAAAAATATCGCGATCACTTATACGGGCGACGGCGGCAGCTCGCAAGGCGACTTTTACGAAGGGATGAATTTTGCCGGCGTGTTTAAATTACCGGTCATCTTCTTCGTGCAAAATAACGGCTACGCCATTTCCGTGCCGCGGGAAAAACAGACCGCAGCCGCTACGCTTGCCCAGAAGGCAATAGCGGCGGGCATAGCCGGCGTGCAAATCGACGGCATGGATGCGCTTGCCGTTTACCAGGCGGTAACGGACGCCAGGGAAAGGGCGCTGCGCGGCGAAGGGCCGACGCTGATCGAAGCGGTGAATTACCGGTTCGGCCCGCATTCGTTATCCGGCGACGACCCGACCCGCTATCGTTCGAACGAAGAGAAGGACGAATGGGAGCATAAGGATCCGTTGCCGCGCCTGCGCAAATATTTGCAACGTTTGGGCATTTGGAGCGAAGAGGACGAGACGAAAGCGATTGACGAAGGCAAGACAATGGTAAACGATGCGATCAAGAAAGCGGAAAGCGTCGAGAAAATGACGATTCCGGGGCTGATTGACACGCTGTTTGCAGTTACTCCGGAGTATTACCAGGAACAGGCCGCAGAGTTTGCGAAACAGGAGGGCTGACGGAAAATGGCGCAAATGACGATGATTCAAGCGATTACCGACGCGATGCGGGTAGAATTGAGAAGAGATGAAAACGTGCTTTTGTTTGGCGAGGACGTCGGCCATTACGGCGGCGTGTTCAGAGCGACGGAAGGTTTGCAAAAGGAATTCGGCGTAGAGCGCGTATTTGATACGCCGCTTGCGGAATCGGGCATCTGCGGCCTGGCGATTGGTCTTGGGCTGCAAGGGTATCGCCCGATTGCGGAAATCCAGTTTGTCGGCTTTATCTTTGAAGCGTTGGACTCGATCATCAACCAGGCGGCGCGGATGCGTTTCCGCTCGGGCGGGCGCTACCACAGCCCGATCGTTTTCCGCACGCCGTTCGGCTCGGGGGTTAAAGCGGCGGAATTGCATACCGACAATCTGGAAGGCCTGATCGCGCAAAGCCAGGGTATCAAAGTGGTCATTCCGTCCAATCCTTACGACGCGAAAGGGCTGTTGATTTCAGCGATTCGCGACGAAGATCCGGTATTTTTCATGGAGCATATGAAGCTGTACCGTTCGTTCCGGCAGGAAGTGCCGGAAGGCGAATATACGGTGCCGATCGGCAAAGCGAATGTGGTGCGCGAAGGGTCGCATGTCACGATTATCACCTATGGAGCAATGGTGCAAACTTCGCTGAAAGCAGCCGAAGAAATCGAGAAATCGCGCGGCGTCAAAGCGGAAGTGATCGATTTGCGAACGGTCAGCCCGCTGGACATGGAAACGATTATAACGTCGGTGAAAAAGACGAATCGCGCCATCGTGGTGCAAGAAGCGCAAAAATCGGCGGGTATTGGCGCGGAAGTGGTCGCCCAAATCAACGAAAAAGCGATTTTGCATTTGGAAGCGCCCGTTTTACGCATTGCGACGCCGGATGTGCCGTTCAACTTCCCGATGATGGAAGAAGAATTGGTGCCCGATGTAAAACGGATTATCGACGGGATGAACCGCGTGCTGGATTTCTGAGTTTGCGCTTACGAAGCCTGATTGCTGACGCAAACCGTTTAGGAGGTTTTACCTATGGCGTTATTTGAATTCAAGCTGCCGGATGTCGGCGAAGGGATGCACGAAGGCGAAATTGTGAAATGGCATGTCAAACCTGGGGATACGATAGATGAGGACCAGGTGCTTTTGGAAGTGCAAAATGACAAGGCGGTCGTAGAGTTGCCGACCCCTGTTAAAGGTGTTGTAAAAGAAATCAAGGTTCCCGAGGGCACGGTCACGACTGTGGGCAGCGTGCTTGCCGTGATTGACGCGGAAGGAGCGCTGCCGGCTGCGGCGGGCGGCGGTCAGGCTGCCGAAGCTGCGCCTGCGGAGCCTGTTCCCGCGGCATCCGCGCCGGCGCAGCAGGCTGCGCCACCGCAACCGGCGCCGGCGATTCCGCCGGCAGCCGCAGTACCGCCGGCGGCGGCTCCCGCGCCCGCCGCGCTGAACGCGGCCGGCAAGCGGGATGGACGGGAAGTGTTGGCTACGCCAAGCGTCCGCAAACTGGCCCGCGAAAAAGGCATCGATCTTGCTTCCGTTATCGGAACAGGCAAACATGGTCAAGTTACGCGCGAAGATATTTTGAACTATCAGCCGAATGCCGCGGCAGCGGCGGCTCAGGCCGAACAAGCGGCGCCGTCCGCCCAGGCACCGCAGGCTGCGCAAGCGCCGGCGGCAGCCGCACCGCAGGAAACCTTCGCTGCGGAAGAACGCGTTCCGTTCAAAGGAATCCGCAAGGTGATTGCCGCTGCCATGGTCAAATCCGTCTATACGGCGCCGCACGTTACCGTGATGGACGAAGTGGACGTGACAAGACTGGTGGAATTCCGCGAAAAGATGAAGCCGCTCGCCGAACAAAGAGGCGTCAAGCTGACATATCTGCCGTTTATCGTCAAAGCGTTGATCGCGGCGGCGCGGAAATTTCCGGTTATCAACGCGTCGCTTGATGAGGAAGCGGGCGAGATCGTTTATAAAAAGAACTATCATATCGGCATAGCCACCGATACGGACAACGGCTTGATCGTGCCGGTCGTCAAAGACGCCGACCGCAAAAATCTGTGGACGATCGCGAACGAAATCCGCGATCTGGCGGCCCGGGGCAGAGACGGCAAACTTGCTCCGCAGGAGTTGAAGGGAAGCACGATTTCGATCACGAATATCGGATCGGCAGGCGGTATGTTCTTTACGCCGGTAATCAATTATCCGGAAGTCGCGATTTTGGGAACCGGCCGCATTACCGAAAAACCGGTTGTCAGAAACGGCGTGTTGGCAGTAGGCAACGTGATGGCGCTGTCGTTAAGCTTTGATCACCGCATCATTGACGGCGCAACCGCGCAGCATGCTCTAAACCATATCAAGCAACTGCTGGAAAATCCCGATTTGTTCGTGATGGAGGTGTGATCGATGGTTGTTGGAGAAGTGACAAATGAAGTTGACGTGTTGGTGATCGGCGCCGGTCCCGGCGGGTATGTTGCCGCCATCCGCGCCGCACAGCTTGGCAAATCGGTTACAGTCGTGGAAAAGGACGAGGTGGGCGGCGTATGCCTGAACCGCGGATGCATTCCGTCCAAAGCGTTGATTTCCGCCGCGCATAAATATGAAACAATCAAGGATTCGGG of the Bacilli bacterium genome contains:
- the pdhA gene encoding pyruvate dehydrogenase (acetyl-transferring) E1 component subunit alpha, producing MFSILDNQGNVKPGAAAPELTNEQLRELMRRMVITRIWDQRAVSLGRQGRLGFYAPVSGQEAAMIGSQFALAKDDFILPGYRDIPELIWHGMPPHMAFLYSKGHQQGGQFPADFHGLMPQIIIGAQIVQAAGVAMGLKKRGRKNIAITYTGDGGSSQGDFYEGMNFAGVFKLPVIFFVQNNGYAISVPREKQTAAATLAQKAIAAGIAGVQIDGMDALAVYQAVTDARERALRGEGPTLIEAVNYRFGPHSLSGDDPTRYRSNEEKDEWEHKDPLPRLRKYLQRLGIWSEEDETKAIDEGKTMVNDAIKKAESVEKMTIPGLIDTLFAVTPEYYQEQAAEFAKQEG
- a CDS encoding alpha/beta hydrolase-fold protein, producing MDEALIYKRKMAKEQINSALLGEVRECKIFLPPGYDEKSRYPVIYCQDGDDFFSMGRIATHATRLILEERIEPVIIVGISVDKKVRTAEYSPYGARFVAYTRFFAEELVPYIESRYAVDAVANRRILAGDSLGGTVSLHIALDAPHLFRRIISLSGAFLPKTQGKIAAFHDLSHLHMYMLIGADETAVKTETGVYDFLGYNRLTHKLLVERGAEVAYREKAGGHTWGLWQSELPEGLLLFLHRTNGRSAL
- a CDS encoding thiamine pyrophosphate-dependent enzyme, translating into MAIEIKREVGAGKVEQRMVYESGNEMAAYAAHQINYHIMGYFPISPSTEVAQFLDLMKANGQHDIKLIPADGEHGSAGICYGASTGGGRVFNATSANGYLYMLEQMPVQSGTRFPMVMNLVCRSVSGPLDIHGDHSDLYYALLTGWPILLARDPQAVYDMNLIALKLAEDPEVRLPVLVAFDGYFTSHQKRRVWTIAEREDVLNFVGKTPPDGFLHTLDRNNPITVGPYMNEPDYINNCYQQSVAMYNAEKVYDRIRQEYAELTGRDYPHLDLYRMEDAEVAVFLLNSAAEITKDVVDQLREKGVKAGSISPNIIRPFPAKQIAEALRNVKAVTVGDRADGYGAHGGSMANEIKAALYTAGNRDTLVINRIYGLGGKDFYAEDAQHFFQLAIDAANSGKVAVPYDYWGHTPGDPEKAPKRIVSPLKYEDLKTGLITVKQDEETGKLSVKIPPLRNLTGKPKRISSGHGACPGCGIFSGLELFFKGIEGDIIALFHTGCAMVTTTGYPYSAHKATYIHNLFQNGAATLSGLVEMFWQRKKRGELDHLGLKDDFTFVMITGDGGMDIGMGPAIGAALRGHKMIIVEYDNEGYMNTGAQLSYSTPLGHRTSTSNVGKYQGGKLFHHKDTAQIMAATNIPYVFTGSESHPQDLVKKGAKAQWYAQHEGLVYGKILITCPLNWLSQEKDGCTILERAVDSCFFPLYEVERGITNITYNPEEKGKRIPASEWLKMMGKTRHLLKPEYAETLREFEQEIERRWRKLKAKHEHPDL
- a CDS encoding aldo/keto reductase family protein codes for the protein MKYRRLGRSGLKVSEISLGSWLTYGNSTEKETATKTIDKAYELGVNFFDTANVYAHGEAEKIVGEALRRYPRESYVVASKVFWPMGDGVNERGLSRKHVFEQAHATLKRLGLDYIDIYYCHRYDPETPVEETLRTFDDLVRQGKVLYIGVSEWTAAQIQEGLRVADRYLLDRIVVNQPVYNMFNRYIEKDVIPVSAANGIGQVVFSPLAQGVLTGKYKRGAAIPQGTRAADPKSNAWIKNLLTDDVLSKVEKLTEIARELDMSLAQLALAWILRQPNVASALIGASRPEQVVENVAAVGKTIPQEALERIEAILA
- a CDS encoding biotin--protein ligase — translated: MVNVPFAAAESLQLVDVSARAMDETILLPFAFDELYCRGAAQGWVPAVHIWRHNRAFVLGLRDRRLPFAETAMRELTAQGYSVCVRNSGGAAVPLDPGVVNISAIIPKPQAKADIRADFVEMAQLIRATVARISGLAIKDGEVGGAYCPGEFDLSAAGKKFCGISQRRQIGAIVVQAFVNVEGDSGKRAEAVRHFYQTASGKVPGEQEKSYPLVVKDMMASLSEFDPAITVDKFTVALISVLQERIALSVKAYPPELKAKLGQTIQLLKERYDR
- a CDS encoding dihydrolipoamide acetyltransferase family protein — protein: MALFEFKLPDVGEGMHEGEIVKWHVKPGDTIDEDQVLLEVQNDKAVVELPTPVKGVVKEIKVPEGTVTTVGSVLAVIDAEGALPAAAGGGQAAEAAPAEPVPAASAPAQQAAPPQPAPAIPPAAAVPPAAAPAPAALNAAGKRDGREVLATPSVRKLAREKGIDLASVIGTGKHGQVTREDILNYQPNAAAAAAQAEQAAPSAQAPQAAQAPAAAAPQETFAAEERVPFKGIRKVIAAAMVKSVYTAPHVTVMDEVDVTRLVEFREKMKPLAEQRGVKLTYLPFIVKALIAAARKFPVINASLDEEAGEIVYKKNYHIGIATDTDNGLIVPVVKDADRKNLWTIANEIRDLAARGRDGKLAPQELKGSTISITNIGSAGGMFFTPVINYPEVAILGTGRITEKPVVRNGVLAVGNVMALSLSFDHRIIDGATAQHALNHIKQLLENPDLFVMEV
- a CDS encoding thiamine diphosphokinase, yielding MQRVVIFSGGQLGEWALAEIQEHDLIIGADRGAWFLLEHDIRPDIALGDFDSVNAGQLGIIREKSGQFFACDPVMKDLTDTEMAFDTALKLRPAPSEIVLCGAIGTRFDHTLANVHLLRRAVEQGIPCRICGEKNEIRLIDSRTVIRKSRFTHVSLLPFTLTVAGINLQGFQYPLVDATLQIGQSLGISNMITADEGEITISSGLLLVIQSSD
- a CDS encoding diacylglycerol kinase family protein, with product MIGFIVNPVSGNGRGKKTWKKIARALAKENRPYEVLFTEKPGDASVYAQRMASAQTFRKIVALGGDGTVNEVITGLFQANSMLPFGHIPAGSGNDFARGHLIPKDQMEALKLLFADTKPLSIDILSLRQGIAASSIGAGFDGKVAQETNRAAYKKWLNRIGLGFLAYFLTVVRVLFAYKPVSVELVVDGETFVYPDVWLVATANIPYIGGGMKICPTARPDDGQAEICIVNRIGKLEFLRVFPLVYSGKHAMHPAVHFHRGSHILIRSETPLAVHKDGEFAGETPLEIRVLANALPVIKPAANADSERP
- a CDS encoding 3D domain-containing protein, which translates into the protein MTKHFILRATFVLACLSLMAALTARANGLAGSKAERAIAAQSYQTSVPAITKSAGQSAAQSAAKANSIVAKTRATPAKQPAAPINAANKQTQADITYTVKKGDTLYGIAKLFGTSVELLQTKNHINEPRLLQIGTVLHIPGAKTFESIPAIDEKTSVVKVLQATLTAYTAGVESTGKRPGHPLYGITASGTHAQEGRTIAVDPKVIPIGTKVYIEGIGFRTAEDTGSAIKGAKIDVFMNDVKQARKFGVKKNRKVYVLSEDEKKIM
- a CDS encoding alpha-ketoacid dehydrogenase subunit beta; protein product: MAQMTMIQAITDAMRVELRRDENVLLFGEDVGHYGGVFRATEGLQKEFGVERVFDTPLAESGICGLAIGLGLQGYRPIAEIQFVGFIFEALDSIINQAARMRFRSGGRYHSPIVFRTPFGSGVKAAELHTDNLEGLIAQSQGIKVVIPSNPYDAKGLLISAIRDEDPVFFMEHMKLYRSFRQEVPEGEYTVPIGKANVVREGSHVTIITYGAMVQTSLKAAEEIEKSRGVKAEVIDLRTVSPLDMETIITSVKKTNRAIVVQEAQKSAGIGAEVVAQINEKAILHLEAPVLRIATPDVPFNFPMMEEELVPDVKRIIDGMNRVLDF